In the Platichthys flesus chromosome 14, fPlaFle2.1, whole genome shotgun sequence genome, AGGAGGGGGAAGGGTGGAACTGAAACATGGGGTGGCGGGCTTAGCTGGTTTATATGAATCTGGTGACTCACActttggtttggtcttcttgggGGTAACGCTGGTGAGAGCAACTTCCACTTCTTCGCTAACCTTATCCTCAGTTACCAATTCCTCACCCGTCTTGTTCTTGCTCTTTATTTTGGCCTCATCGTTTGTTTCAGTGGAATCATCATGGAGCTCAGGCACTGCTAGCTTCTGCCGCGTCTCTTCTATCTCCTCTGACGACCAGCTGATACCATATTTAATTCTCTGCACCATAAACCACACCTTGACTTTGTCCAATGGCAGGGCACATACCCGGGCCAGTGTGGTAACCTCATGGGAGGATGGATATGGAAATAAGTTAAAGGCTTGGACCAACTCTGGGATTGTGTCAAGTTCACGGGTCTGATCAGACTGTGTCCATACCAGCTTGAGTCCCTCCGACACCAGAGGCAGGCACACAACAGAGTTGTGGTTCGTGGTGAAACTTGCCACACCACTTGTGTTGCTTTCCGCTGAGCTGGCAGAGTGGCACAAATCCTTGGAAGGCCGTTTAGCTTCAAACTTTCCTTCACATTCTTTCTTTGTGACTTTTCCTTCAAAAGACTCCTTCATGCTCACAATTAGTCCATTTCTGCCATTGTGTTCACTGTAGGTTGCCATCTGGGATATCAAAACGGGCTCTCACCTacgaaaacaacacacacaaacacactgatttagctgttgatgtttttttgctCGCCCGAACTGTATTAACCTCACAGATAACTGAAAGGAGAAACAAAAGCCTTCTGAAGATTACAACCAAAAGTAGAAACTATGATGTTGTTGGAACTTTCTGTTCTAATTCATTCTCAAAGTCAATTATCTGACAGCTGTTTCCCCTCCCCCATCCTCCTTTGCACTCCTATTCTGAACTCCCAATGAAACTAGTCGTATACCCTGTCCAGACTGGGTTCCCCTCCCCCAAAGTGTGGTGACTGACTTTTGTTTTGTGGGAGTGGGGAATCGGTCACAAAGGGTGGGAGCGTGTGGAATGGGTATCTACGAGAAATCCATCACAGTCTACTTTCTCACCCTTTCCCAGTTGGGCTTTGTTCCACTTCCAAGTACTCGGGCTCCAAGAGATAAGTGTAGCCTCTTCACAAAGGCAGATACGGCAACAAAAACCTGTGGAAGGGGGAAACGATTTGCATTAGTAATACTCGAATCTAGGTCGAGACAATCTACACACTTAATCAGTGTTTAGCATTAGATATCTCTATAGGCGCGTTGTTTGGAAACTAAATGAAATCCAATTTTTTTCTCAGGCAACAGGTGTTTATCCAACACTTCATCAAATGACAACAGATCGTCAGTTTAGCAGTTTGAAGGCAAACCACAAGGAATTATGAGTCAGACTAACTTTGTTGACCAATTTTTGTTGCCATGTTTGTCCAATTAAAATCGTTAGGTAATATATGACTCAGATAATTGTAAATACTGACTGGATTCGGTTTTACAAAAAACCCTGTATCGCATATTGAAGTTGTTTTTCTGAACTTGTGGTACCAGAGGATATATTGCGTACTTAGTCAGGAGGTTTGTACCATGGCCGACGATTTAAGGTCGCATGAGCCAGGCAAGAAATGTTCAAGTGCATCAAAAACACAGCTCACAGTTCTGGGatcagtgtgtgagtcagtcGTGACTCACTATAACCAGCGGGTGAGCTCATGTGGTAGCTCCCCGCAGGTAAAGGTTTCACTTTAATACTCTGTGTGGGGGTTCACACTTTATATCCGAGTGTGACTCAAGCTGTAAAAGTTGCTCTCCGGGCCAGTGGCCACAACAGTCCAgtgtctctctttccccccccctcctttatGGCGTACTAACTAAAACGCTTCCCACTGCACAGGCGCACTTCGCCACCAGACACGCTTCAGTGGAACATGGAAATAAACTTACcgaaaatgacaaaacaaccctCTATCCACGAGGTCCGTCGAGAcgagaagaaaacaaaggagcCCTCGAGTTCCCTCTCGGGCCACTCCGCTTTTTTATGGCCGAAGTTGGAGAGGGAGACCGGGGAAACAATACCGTCTGTCGGTTTGACCCTTGTCTTATTTGTCCAGCACCTCGACGGATTACGGGCGGGTTAGAAAGATGCGAGGCGACCAAGTTTGTCGCCTTTCGTGCGAGTTCCGTCCTCGGCTGCTCCGTGGCGCTGGATTCGTGTGTTTCTCAATCCGCTGAGGTTCAGATCCGATCCCCGGACTCGCCGTTACTCGGTCCTCCGCGGCGCTGCCCGTTGTTGCTTTTGTTCTTGAACTGAGAAGTGTTTCCCCTGTCCGGCCAGATCGAGGCGAGGCGGagctgaggaccaggaagcccACAAGGCCCAACTGACTCTCCCACAGTGACGGCGCGGCGGTGGGTGTGCCAGTCTGGGAGAGCAGCCCGTGGATTGGAGGGAGGAGGCGCTTGTATAATAAATCCGTAAAGTGGGCTAAACATGTTCACGCCAGCCACCCACCAGCGACCCCCGCCTCTCATAGCGGGGCCACAAGCATCTGATGTGGTTTCCAGCTTCAACCATCGTGTCGTTATTATCAGAACTCTTCAATCACCCAGTTCCAGAGAATAACAGGAGTCTGTGACGTGCACGCAGATCCTCTGTCTGCAGGCTTCATCCAGACCCCCAGGGCTCCTTGGATCAGACATGTACAGCTTCTTCTCAAAGCCACAGCTACTAAGAAGCATAAAGTATACAATATCATATCGTAAATcagtatatttacatatttgacTACTTGAAGACCCACTTACCAAAACAATTAGGCTATTTCCACATCATAAGTATATTGATAGCGGGAAGCAGAGGGAATTTAAACTCCTTTTGGTCATGATGGGAGATCACGCTGACATTAATGAAACACTTGACTGTACatttaaacagaaacatttagATATGAAGAATCCAAATTCtctaatttaaataatttcacatTCTGCTTAAATCCGTGTCATCAAAATCAGAGGTTTAGTTAAACTGCCTGATATATTAAAGTATTAATGAGAAATagtttacatgttttttatttgttctgtaAACGAGACAGAGGTACACAATCAAGTGTTCTTGTGACAGCGTGTGTCCTTGCTGAATTCATATCAGCATCAGACATGTTCTGTTACTGAAAATAAGGCAGATATGTTTGAGTCATTTGTACCTAAGAGGTGTGTATAACACAGGGTTAATGGTAAATAATCAAACAATAGACTAGAAGTCAATATTTATCTTCCTGCGAGGCATTTCACTCTTTATTTAGgaacatgttgtttttacacataTTTCTTGTAATGACAACTGTAAACAGAAGTGAGTTAATATTGGTTTATCTAACCAGTTGTTTTTTGAAGGTCAGACACTGATATAGTCATTGTAGCAACGTGAATTTACAAGATATGGCAATATAAGTGGTACGTataaacagatgcaaaaatacACAGctctatgtttttttaaatttatagaTGTTATAGAtgtattttgatgtattttgaaCATTTGGCAAACATGTCACTCACTTCACAGGGACAGTACTAAAACGTGTTAACTCTACGTTGAATTGAGCACTAAGTGTAAAATCTGTTCAATGATACAAAGTGCAAGGAGATCAGTCAAAAAAGACGGTGTTAGAGATGACGAGAAAGGAAGTGCTCTTGCTACCAGGGAACCATTAAGGAAACCGTCTGGATTGGGAGTGTCTTCTGAGCAGGGCTGGCGAGGCCAGACGATGTGCCTTGGAGGATCGCTGTTGCCCGAGGAAGGAGCATAAGCCCGTGTGATTGAGTTCAAGTGGATGGGTGCAGATCCAGAAGTCGGTCTGCTGGCAAGCAGTAGTGACGTGAATTTAATTTGGACGGCCATGAGTAGCCAGTGGAGGTCAACGAGCAGTAGAGGGACATGTGCCCTTTTAGGCTGATTGAAGAGCAGATGCGCTGCTGCACTCTGGACCATCTGTAAGGGTTTTACTGTGGAGTGAAGCTTCGGACCTTATACGTTTTCAAGAGCCTACaaataatttacattcaaaattattcacaaatcacacgTTCACATTGTGTGGCTTCACCCACAGCTGACATTAGTGCTTatgttaaaatacagaaaatatgcGAGAGAATTCTTCATCGTTCCTTCGTGGACTCAGTCATTTAGTAATCAAGTAGGAATGGATGTATAAAGTATCAGCTTTACACCTTCACTTCACTGGTAGAGGACTTATTTAGAACCGGCTATGTGCCAGGGTGAGCACAAAGCGTGGCAGGCGTAGAAATGAGGGGGTTACACTTGAGAGCCAGGAGAGATATGGGACCTGGGTCAGGAGGAATTTAAGGGAAGTGTAATCAACTACACTCCGacctggaaggaaaagaggaaCAATGTTAGAGTTAAGTGCTTACACATTATCGTAAGTCCTAAAAATAAGTCTTCAAATCTTAAAACATCAAGAAAGCAACTACAAACTTACCATCAACGTCTTTTATCCCATAGCGTCTCGCCAGGTCCGAAGTCATTATGATCTTCCCAGTCAGAGACATCAGATTTTTATCTTTCAAGCAGAGAGAAACCATATCAAAGTAAACACTCAGCGTTTTTTTAAGCAGTTTATGAGAGCATAATACACTGATCCCAATGCAGATCTAATATACGCTCGCACAGTTAGTCAAATGTTAGTCACTCTATTTAACAATCTCACAGTGAAGTAAATACAATCTCCGACAGTATAAAACTACCTGTGGCCAGGTTGACGATGCACCTCCCGCTCAGCTCTGTGGTTTCTCCGTTGGCAAATGTCTTTTTCaactgaggaaaagaaaatccaGATATGTggcaaaaaatacataaaactgaGGAAGCAACCATAAATACGAATTGGTTGTTAGAGAAGAGTTTACCTCAGAATTTGAAGACTGTGCAGCGTCTTTCTCCAGTATCATCTGAGTAACCAGTTCTGTCTGTACTGCCCCCGGCCACAGGCTGACAGAGGCCACCCCCCTACTCCTCAGCTCAACAGCCATGTCTGCTGCAAGCCTGTCACACTggaaacaaatcacaaaacatgtCCAAATACAGTGATTAGATATACTTATATCATGTTCTATAGATTTTGATCCTGCTATGAAGTGATCTTACCGCGGCTTTACCGACGCCATAAGGCACATTGAAGAGATACCGAAGCCCTCCCATGGATGAAATGGTGATGATCAAACCCTGACCCTGAGCCACCATCAACCGAGATGCATAAACTGAGAAGAAATAGTGCCCCCTgtcagataaagaaaaaaggaaataaactatATCAGTTTTGTACCAAAAAACCTGGTTCTACAAAGGTTTGACCCCGAGTCTGTGCTAGTGCCCGACACGGTTGTGAGCATTTACTCTGGTAGGATGTGTCTTAAGTCGCTCCGCAATGACAACTCCTAAACTCTAGCTGGGTTTCAATACAGCTGAAGCTGGTTACGgaaatgaactctggaaaatatctggaaaaatggatccagacatttttctgagttttcatttcacatatgaagatCACAGCAAgagattgtccaggtcagacatgttcacaacaacaggaacaatcCTGGAACCTTCTAGCGAGTGGTGGCACCTGagtagagcagcaggaaggaggaaatgatttattaattcCACTCGATTTTAGTTTCAAGCTCATCGATGCCAGCTCCAGTTTTCTGTCATGGTTCAGTCAAACTACGGTTGATTAATATTGAGCAACCGTAGTTTGACTGAAATGACTGCAGCACGGACAAGAGAGGGCCTTCTTAGGAAATGAAGTGTGTGACCTTTGAACTGTTTGAGTCGGAAGGAGGGTGTGTGCTTGTCCAGCCACTGGGAGACATGGATGCGTCATGCTATCAAGTGGACCAATCACATTATTTTTATGCTCCACGTCACTGTGACCTGAGGTGACATTCTGAGGAGGATGCACGTCACAGTGTTGATTCAACACAGAAGAATGATTTGGCCACATAGCTCTGTGATACAGTCACATCGATCTTGcagttatttgttttaatttgtattctgACCGAGCTACAACTAACAGAGGGAGGAAACTAAAAAACGAGAAAAACAAGTTTAGAATCAGTTGATGTCTGGGATAAAATAACTTGGAAATGACTCCGTAGTTTGTTGACAATGACACAGTCCACTTATGGAACATGACAAAGTACGTGAGCATACCTGAGGCCTGTGTCGTTGATGGAATCCCAGATCAACGGGTCAGTTTCCCAGAACTTCTTGCCTGTATTTTCGAAAATAGCCTGAAATAACACATGAAGTTTAGAGTCAAGGTGAATCACACAGCGGGGAGTTTGTGCTGGGTTCGCTGACCAACGGTTTCCTTTCATGTACATAGCTGTAATTTGCGTGTAACCTTACTATTTAAAGAACACAACACACCAAGTAGTGCTTCATGTACTACTTGGTGTACATGCACCTACCTGTACTCCAGCGTAGGCATTGTTAACCAGGATGTCCAGCCTGCCATTCTGTTCCCGTGTGATCTGGTTGAACAGTTTTTCAATGTCTTCATGGTTTGTAGAGTCACAGATAACCGGCACGCagtttcctcccctctccttaACCTGAGTTTGGCACAAAGACAAAGTAATGCTAACCTCAACAcagtactactactgctacacAACACAGCAAAGATAACACATTCTAGACACAATGGTTTTTTTTTAGTCGTCATCCACCAGACAGGGAGGAGCTGACCCTCTGGATTACAAAATTGGCACCACTGTCAAGTCAACACAGGTTCACTGATATTCCAGCTAAAGCCTTCACCTCTGCAGCGGTTTGTTGCAGAGTCTTCTCCTGTCGCCCTGTGATGTACACGGTGGCTCCTGCCTCCGACAGCTGGAGAGCTATGCCCCTGCCAATGCCTCTGGAGGCACCCGTCACCACACACACCCAGCCGGAGAGGGACATTCTCTCTGGAGGTTTTAGTCTGTGAAGGTTCCATATGGTCAGAGATCAACTgataaatgaaatacatgggaaaagATAAAATTTGAATAGGACTTTGTAACCCCACCCACTGTCCAGAGTTCACTGGCAATCTGTTGCGACCTTATACAATATAATTTTGTCGAGTCACTGCTATTCAGCATTCATTGAGCACAAACAGCTGACAGTAATATTACAAGACATGTTCTGTTACTGAAAATAAGGCAGATATGTTTGAGTCATTTGTACCTAAGAGGTGTGTATAACACAGGGTTAATGGTAAATAATCAAACAATAGACTAGAAGTCAATTTTTATCTTCCTGCGAGGCATTTCACTCTTTATTTAGgaacatgttgtttttacacGTATTTCTTGTAATGACAACTGTAAACAGAAGTGAGTTAATATTGGTTTATCTAACCAGTTGTTTTTTGAAGGTCAGACACTGATATAGTCATTGTAGCAACGTGAATTTACAAGATATGGCAATATAAGTGGTATGTataaacagatgcaaaaatacACAGctctatgtttttttaaatttatagaTGTTATTGATGTATTCTGATGTATTTTGAACATTTGGCAAACATGTCACTCACTTCACAGGGACAGTACTAAAACGTGTTAACTCTTACAATGGTGATATCTGTGATCGATTATTTAATTAAGTATTATAATGATGTAAACTAATGTGACAAACTTATATAAAATTGTATCCTCGCTCTAAACTGCTAAAGCAAGGCTCTGGTTAAATATTGTGGGGGATGATATACAACTTATGGGAATAGATAAATATAGATACATTTAATTGATCCCGAGGGAAATATATGTATTCTACGGCTTATATGAAGAAAAGCATCATACATATAAGCATAGAAGATATACATAACGTTTAGAATATACACATAAACTTTAGactatataaattaatattagCAACATAATAAAAGTTTACTATTAGGAATGAAGGGTCATTGGATTTCCGTTGACAACAACTTGACAGGAAACTTTTTTTTGCAACAAGATACTGTGAGTCGATATACATaagaaaaggtttaaaaatCCTTTACACGAAGTGGTGGACTTGGACTTGATGTCCAGTCGCAGTAATCTCTGCATATATACATAACACAAGTTGCACAGAGAAGAGCCCTACCTGATTTCACAGAGAGCTGTGGATCCGGCTAAAGTCTCGGATCAGTTCTGATGCAGGAGGCGAGGCGGAACCGTGTCGTGTATGTGTGATAAGATCGCTGCTGGTTGAACTACTGAGCAGCGCTTGCAGCTCCAGTCACATTTAGAGGCTTTAACGAGACAAGGATTCCTCACTGTTACGCAAACACTCCACTTCAGCTGTAATATCGCGAGAAGACGCGACGAGACTGTTCTGGGGAAGGGGTTTTATTGTTGCGTATACATCCGTGTTATTGAAGTAGGAAAACAATTTAGCTTCAACACTCTGTAGAGAAATATATTCCAGTTTCACAGCCACTGAACCGTCAGATCGTTGTTATTGTGTCTCCATGAACCACTGGCCGACACCAGGCTGCTGATATTCCCCTGACAATACCAATATTCATCACTATAggatatttatattcataatcAGACTCTAACAGATACAGGCTGTTATGATCCCAGTTTACATGACGAGAGTCAAAACATCAGTGTCAGAGGTGGTCTTGGGTGTAGCTTTCAAGAATGCACACACGGTGGCGCTCTAGTTCTCCTAAAAAGGCATGCAGCCGATAAAGGTGGACGATGACGaatgaaaatatgtattattacaAAGAAACGAAAGAAGCACACATGTATCAACacgaaaataaataattaaagtgaTTAATAATATTTTCTTATATGATTATATACCAcacaataaatgtttattattataaccaGATTATATTGTAAGTCTTGTGtcataattattaaatatttattcaaaGAGTAAAGGCTGTTCAAACGATTTGGTTGATATATACTTGAAATGAAAACTATCATCTAGGATTTATTGTGAAAGTTTAATCTCTTCGTGCCTTCTGTGAGACTCActtctagaaaaaaaaattgtgaattaAGACAAAAAGTGCAGTGCACATAAGGCTCAACAAAATAGAACAATTGCAGAAAATACCCCAAAAAACGTACAACAAACAAAGCTACAAAAATGACTGACTCGcccaacagaaaaaaagaatggGAGTTAGCCTTCATGTTACTCAATTCACATTacaaaaaggataaaaaacaaaataagaataGCCTTTTGAATTAAGAATATTTCCAAGTTGCCATTTGTTTAGTGCAtgaatacatttgcatttttccatgttttttattgaagCTCATGCACATCAACATAAATTGGCATTAGTGCACGCTAAACATTGTACTGGAAAATTGGCACATTTTCCTTATAAAATGTTAACAAGTGCAGAGGAGATAAACCTCAATGATGGTTTATATATTAAGTGGATTTGGtcttaaaatatgtaaattgaaATCTATAATTTTACATAATCAATAGTTGAGCTTAACCTTTTTAAATTCCTTATGAAAGCAGGCTTTGAAATGTAAGACGTCAATTATAATCAGGTCAATTTCATTTCAAGCCAAGAAACAATGTATGAATGGATTTTGTCCTGTGCACTATTTGTCCTGCTTTACTCACGATTAAATACTCTATTGTCACAATGTTTGCACTGCTGACTCTAAAGAGCTGAAATTATTCAGttaaataatcatttttaaTGTTGCTACAGTCaccacatttctttctttctgtccctAAGTATGCGTAGCTAATTGTTCCCGAGGTATCATCCCTCATGTGCTGTGGCTGTTGGCATGTGCTATGAGTTGTGGATTATTTGTATATAGTGTCCAATATCACCAGTTGTAAATATATTGAAGAGCTTAGTGGGACACAAGTGGCTCAATAACAGCGACCCTGAAAGAGACCTCAGCTATAAATCCCAGATAAAGTTGAACAGTTCCACTTTGGACTTTAGCAGAGGAGGGTTAGTCAATATCCATTTAATCATTGCACATGATCACTGCCAAATAAGGAAGGGTAACTAAGGTTAGGTGAAGTTAAAGATGCCACGTTCATGATTAACACATACATAAATAACACCTTTTAATTGTTATCACCTACCTTCCATATTTGAGTGACTGCAAATGTAGTAATTGTTACTCTTTTGCAAATATCCatttctctccagctctctaAATTCTGTTTAGTGACACATGACTGACTGGAACAGAAAACATGGGGTTAATCTTTTTCAGCAGATGAACTTATTTGCCAAGCACCTGTTTACAATTTCTCCAAGGTTGTATTTTGTCAGTCTTCCTGTAAAGTTGGCAGTGTAAGGGCATTAATGTGACTATGTGTCAGTGACAAGTGGAATTACAAATACCTACTATTTTGTTCATAAAAGCGGTGTCTCCCTATTGTGGATtcgacaatttttttttataaagataaaTTCTTTATTTAGGCATAGTTTTAAAACGGTACAAGTAAAATGCAATGACATGTATATGTTGTCATAACTGAGGTGTGTACAGACGTTCATGTATACTAAACATGAAACTCTGTAACTCCACCTGCCTGCAAAGGTTTGAATAGGTTGGAAACTATAAGATAACTCAAACTTGCAAAACCATGTTGCATGCATCACAAGAAATGTTATTCATTAGGTATTTTGTTAAAGCTAtccattttttaaatggttggCCATGGCCAGTGACAAGAAGCACATTTAGATCTTGTCTGTAAATTTTAAAGTACACACTGTACAGATTGCTATGCCAACAGAAGAGCACaatattagtttgttttataaTTAGTATTCTGAGCTGCTATTAAAACGCTCACTTTCATCAAACGTGCTGGCCAACTTTCAACCTCCCACTTGCAGAATTTATCATCATAACTTTAGGAATTGTCACATGAACCAAATCTAAGCTCGATGAAAAGCTATATTTAGAAACATTATTTAATTCAACAAAGCATTTCTCTTTAATTTGTACTGTTTCAATCAATATCTCATGTAAGGTGACTGTAATCAAGTTTGTATCATAGTTGTCCTTTTTCCTATAAAAACccttttttgtttgtgctgGCACCACTGGCTGGTTGCTGACCTTAGCTCGATGTTTGCTgatgataaactggacaattccCACAAATGCAACTCCCATTTTTGAAAGCCAACACCATTCCTGGCATTGATCAAAGATACGCAGTGATATAAAGGTTTTGAACTGCTGATGGAAGGAAACGTTTTATGAAAGAAGACACCAAGTGCAATGGCAGGAGGCTCTCACCTAGTTTGGCTTCCCCTGCTTCTCTCAGGTGTCTTTGAAGCTTCTGACAGCAGATATGGTAAGGGACATCATTATTCCATTTGTACTACTATTGGTTGGTGAACAACAAATAGAACAAATACATTAAGTTGATTGTTTATGTTGATTTTTTCTCAGTTCATACGGATATGAACAAAACATTTATCAGCAATGCCGATGTGGCTTCTTTCCTTGGCAAGATCCCAGTAAGTCCACAAAACTGGGATTCATCAAATTAATTACATTCATGTCACAGTTTGCATAAAGTTTAATAGTTATATTCAACGTTTTCTACCTGTTTAACTTCAGATAACATTACCGGAAGGAATTAATCCTGACAATATACATTTCACAGTAAGTCAGTAGCACTTTTCATGGTGTCTTTTGTTGTACTTGTAGTAACTCATAGAACATTTTTTTGATCGCCTCctcttatatttatttaagtaatcaatcatgttttcttctctttcagtcAGTGAACATAGCAAGCTGTACTGGTGAGTGGTTCTTCATACCCATGTAGTACCTAATAATAGGTGCatgtcaaacaaataaaacagcaaatTATTATTGGCTTGAGATTGGTGGTCGCCGTGGGTTCGTACATTGCAGTGATCATAACCATGACCAATGACCATTTAGCTTCTCAGCCCCACTTATCATTTAAATTTGACTATCATTCTCTTGGTTCTCAGATATGGAGGAACAGATTAATTTGCTGAACAAGCAG is a window encoding:
- the dhrs1 gene encoding dehydrogenase/reductase SDR family member 1, which codes for MSLSGWVCVVTGASRGIGRGIALQLSEAGATVYITGRQEKTLQQTAAEVKERGGNCVPVICDSTNHEDIEKLFNQITREQNGRLDILVNNAYAGVQAIFENTGKKFWETDPLIWDSINDTGLRGHYFFSVYASRLMVAQGQGLIITISSMGGLRYLFNVPYGVGKAACDRLAADMAVELRSRGVASVSLWPGAVQTELVTQMILEKDAAQSSNSELKKTFANGETTELSGRCIVNLATDKNLMSLTGKIIMTSDLARRYGIKDVDGRSVVDYTSLKFLLTQVPYLSWLSSVTPSFLRLPRFVLTLAHSRF